The following coding sequences are from one Rutidosis leptorrhynchoides isolate AG116_Rl617_1_P2 chromosome 11, CSIRO_AGI_Rlap_v1, whole genome shotgun sequence window:
- the LOC139875848 gene encoding uncharacterized protein yields MGRGVRQGDPLSSFLFILAAKGLNILTKAAVDRGLFKGIEIGKDKIMVSHLQYADDTMFFSEWSKSNARNLINILKCSELASGLKVNFHKSCVYGVGVNPNETEGLASRMGCKAGKFPFIYLGLPIGAKMKKISDWDPVIDKFKKRLSDWKMRTLSYGGRLVLLNSVLNSLPLYYFALFRAPPCVLKLLENHSFNNPIGDGRNTLFWKDIWCGSTCFKDLFPRIFRLETNQNVSIRERILVPAANSDAVPTETKIPEAVSSANVDAAPPDAVTHSFTAPTNAITPSFAAFVASANTADLSTDFFAGITDPEPPDPMRTTTPTAQHNSIISDSSVSNDQSLLFLWNWSRDPTGRTLDELIEGENLIKSIHFDFESQDHVKWSLANDGVFTVKKLSSLLDDHILGTPSTPPRMTLRNNLVPKKLEIFVWRALRCRIPVRIELDKRGIDLHSVRCPVCDDDLESVEHLFFNCKESLDVWNRVYKWWNFGSCSFSNTCDILHGKSTCNMTPLGKKICEMDLLVQAETVTAVVAAQWCDSSWFTKKIQRNSKQKAAGFDGCCRLMSVKDCSSRYGCLIRKKRCSSDGGFQQ; encoded by the exons ATGGGTAGAGGTGTAAGACAAGGCGACCCATTATCCTCGTTTCTTTTCATTTTAGCCGCGAAAGGTCTCAATATTCTCACAAAAGCCGCGGTTGATCGGGGTCTTTTCAAAGGGAttgaaattggaaaagataaaatcatgGTGTCCcatcttcaatatgcggatgacactatGTTCTTTAGTGAGTGGTCTAAATCTAATGCACGAAACCTCATCAACATTCTAAAGTGTTCTGAACTAGCATCGGGGCTAAAGGTAAATTTTCATAAAAGTTGTGTTTATGGTGTGGGAGTAAATCCGAATGAAACCGAAGGATTAGCTTCTCGGATGGGTTGTAAAGCTGGAAAATTTCCCTTCATCTATCTCGGCCTCCCTATTGGTGCAAAAATGAAGAAAATAAGCGATTGGGATCCGGTTATTGATAAATTTAAAAAGAGACTATCGGATTGGAAAATGAGAACGTTGTCTTATGGTGGTAGATTGGTTCTTTTAAATTCGGTTCTTAATAGCCTTCCATTGTATTATTTCGCACTTTTTCGTGCCCCGCCTTGTGTGCTTAAGCTTCTCGAGAAT CACTCGTTCAACAACCCGATTGGTGATGGAAGAAACACTTTGTTTTGGAAAGATATTTGGTGCGGCTCCACGTGTTTTAAAGATTTATTTCCAAGGATTTTCCGGcttgaaacaaaccaaaatgtttcgATCAGAGAGCGAATCTTAGTTCCAGCAGCAAATTCTGATGCGGTTCCAACGGAGACGAAAATCCCTGAGGCAGTCTCTTCTGCCAATGTTGATGCAGCTCCTCCCGATGCAGTCACTCATTCGTTTACAGCCCCTACAAATGCAATCACTCCTTCGTTTGCAGCCTTCGTTGCCTCTGCAAATACGGCCGATTTATCTACTGATTTTTTTGCAGGTATCACAGATCCAGAACCTCCTGATCCTATGAGGACAACAACTCCAACAGCTCAACATAACTCGATCATATCAGATTCTTCAGTCTCTAATGACCAATCGTTATTATTTCTTTGGAACTGGTCTCGGGATCCAACTGGAAGAACATTGGATGAGTTAATTGAGGGAGAGAATTTGATTAAATCTATTCATTTTGATTTTGAATCACAAGATCATGTAAAATGGTCTCTCGCGAATGATGGTGTGTTTACGGTTAAAAAGTTGTCTTCCTTACTTGATGATCATATACTTGGCACTCCTTCTACTCCTCCACGCATGACATTGAGGAATAACCTTGTCCCAAAAAAACTTGAAATATTCGTGTGGAGGGCTTTGAGGTGTAGAATTCCGGTGCGGATCGAACTAGACAAACGGGGCATCGACCTTCATAGTGTTCGTTGTCCTGTTTGCGATGATGATCTTGAATCGGTCGAACATTTGTTTTTCAATTGCAAAGAATCGTTGGACGTGTGGAATCGTGTTTACAAGTGGTGGAACTTTGGCTCTTGCTCTTTCTCAAATACTTGTGATATTCTCCATGGGAAATCTACATGTAACATGACTCCCCTCGGGAAAaaaatttg TGAAATG GACTTATTGGTTCAAGCAGAAACTGTTACAGCTGTTGTAGCAGCTCAATGGTGTGATTCCAGCTGGTTCACGAAGAAGATACAAAGAAACAGTAAACAGAAAGCAGCAGGTTTCGATGGTTGTTGCAGATTAATGTCTGTAAAAGACTGCAGCAGCAGATATGGGTGTTTGATTAGAAAGAAGAGATGTAGCAGCGATGGTGGGTTTCAACAATAA